A single window of Micrococcaceae bacterium Sec5.1 DNA harbors:
- the argF gene encoding ornithine carbamoyltransferase has protein sequence MTTSTTTRHFLKDTDLSPAEQAEVLELAARMKAAPYSVQPFAADGNGRKTVAVIFDKTSTRTRVSFATGIADMGGNALIINPGEAQIGHKESVEDTAKVLERMVSTIVWRTGAHSGLVAMAENSKVPVINALCDDYHPCQLLADLLAVKEHKGELKGLSMAYLGDAANNMANSYLLAGVTAGMHVRISGPEGYLPAAEIVAAAEERAAETGGSVLITSDASEALKGADVVATDTWVSMGQEAEKEARMQLFRDYSVDEAAMAQAAPDAVVLHCLPAYRGYEISAGVIDGPQSIVWDEAENRLHAQKALMAWLMHRSGLAFVDGLSPVEGTGESTF, from the coding sequence GTGACTACATCCACCACCACCCGTCACTTCCTGAAGGACACGGACCTCAGCCCGGCTGAGCAAGCCGAGGTCCTTGAACTCGCTGCCCGCATGAAGGCGGCGCCGTACAGCGTCCAGCCCTTCGCAGCCGATGGCAACGGACGTAAGACCGTCGCTGTCATCTTCGACAAAACCTCCACCCGCACCCGTGTTTCCTTCGCAACCGGCATCGCGGACATGGGCGGCAACGCCCTCATCATCAATCCCGGTGAAGCGCAGATTGGCCACAAGGAATCCGTCGAGGACACAGCCAAGGTCCTGGAGCGCATGGTCTCCACCATCGTGTGGCGGACTGGGGCCCACTCTGGCCTGGTGGCCATGGCGGAAAACTCGAAAGTCCCCGTCATCAACGCCCTGTGCGACGATTACCACCCCTGCCAGCTCCTCGCGGATCTTCTGGCCGTCAAAGAGCACAAAGGTGAACTGAAGGGCCTGAGCATGGCCTACCTCGGTGACGCGGCCAACAACATGGCCAATTCCTACCTTTTGGCAGGCGTTACAGCTGGCATGCACGTCCGCATTTCCGGACCCGAAGGCTACCTGCCCGCAGCCGAAATCGTCGCTGCCGCAGAAGAGCGCGCTGCTGAGACCGGTGGTTCTGTGCTGATCACGAGCGATGCCTCCGAGGCCCTTAAGGGCGCCGACGTCGTAGCTACAGACACCTGGGTGTCAATGGGCCAGGAAGCGGAGAAGGAAGCCCGGATGCAGTTGTTCCGCGACTACTCCGTCGATGAGGCAGCAATGGCACAGGCCGCGCCCGACGCCGTCGTTCTTCACTGCCTTCCCGCTTACCGCGGGTATGAAATTTCCGCTGGGGTTATTGACGGCCCGCAGTCGATCGTCTGGGACGAGGCGGAGAACCGCCTCCACGCGCAGAAGGCACTCATGGCCTGGCTGATGCACCGCTCGGGGCTCGCTTTTGTCGATGGCCTTTCACCTGTTGAAGGTACCGGGGAGAGCACGTTCTAG
- a CDS encoding arginine repressor has translation MSTNPSVPGASPATKTARQARITAILTGESVRSQAELAALLADDGVQVTQATLSRDLVELGAVRVRGKEGALVYAVPGEGGDRNAKSGVTQEILDARLSRLCGELLVTAEASGNIVVLRTPPGAANFLALAIDHSVMPSVLGTIAGDDTLLLVARDPDGGAELAARFLQLAEEAGPGN, from the coding sequence GTGTCCACGAATCCGTCGGTTCCGGGTGCCAGCCCGGCCACCAAGACTGCCCGCCAGGCGCGTATTACCGCGATCCTGACGGGTGAGTCCGTGCGTTCCCAGGCAGAGCTTGCAGCCCTGCTGGCGGACGACGGCGTTCAGGTCACCCAAGCCACGCTGTCCCGCGACCTTGTGGAACTTGGGGCGGTGAGGGTCCGAGGCAAGGAAGGCGCCCTGGTCTATGCCGTTCCGGGGGAGGGCGGGGACCGCAATGCCAAGAGCGGCGTCACGCAGGAGATCCTGGACGCACGGCTTTCCCGGCTCTGCGGTGAACTGCTGGTCACTGCCGAGGCATCAGGCAACATTGTGGTCCTGCGAACACCTCCGGGAGCCGCGAACTTCCTGGCACTGGCCATCGACCACTCCGTAATGCCGTCGGTATTGGGTACGATCGCAGGCGACGACACTCTGCTGTTGGTTGCCAGGGATCCCGACGGCGGGGCGGAACTCGCGGCTCGCTTCCTCCAGCTGGCCGAGGAAGCCGGGCCTGGAAACTAA
- a CDS encoding argininosuccinate synthase, giving the protein MTERIVLAYSGGLDTSVAIGWIGEATGAEVIAVAVDVGQGGESLETIRQRALGCGAVEAYVADARDEFANEYAMPTLKANALYQGHYPLVSAISRPVIVKHLVKAAREFGATTVAHGCTGKGNDQVRFEVGIQTLGPDLKCIAPVRDLALTRDKAIAFAEEKGLPIETTKKNPYSIDQNVWGRAVETGYLEDIWNAPTKDIYDYTATPEFPPAPDEVTISFQAGVPVAIDGVKVTPLQAIQELNRRAGAQGVGRIDVVEDRLVGIKSREIYEAPGAMALITAHKHLEDITIEREQARFKATVGQRWAELVYDGQWFSPLKRSLDAFIEDTQQYVSGDIRMVLHGGQAIVNGRRSETSLYDFDLATYDTGDTFDQSMARGFIELWGMSSKVASGRDLRVAGE; this is encoded by the coding sequence GTGACTGAGCGCATTGTTCTGGCCTACTCCGGTGGCCTTGATACGTCCGTAGCCATCGGCTGGATCGGTGAAGCCACCGGCGCCGAGGTCATCGCCGTGGCCGTCGACGTCGGACAGGGCGGCGAGTCCTTGGAGACCATTCGCCAGCGCGCCCTCGGTTGCGGCGCCGTCGAGGCTTACGTGGCAGACGCCCGCGACGAATTCGCCAATGAGTACGCCATGCCCACGCTGAAGGCCAACGCCCTTTACCAGGGGCACTACCCGCTGGTTTCGGCCATCTCGCGTCCGGTTATCGTGAAGCACCTCGTGAAGGCTGCCCGCGAATTCGGTGCCACCACCGTTGCCCACGGCTGCACCGGCAAGGGCAACGACCAGGTCCGCTTCGAAGTTGGCATCCAGACCCTCGGCCCGGACCTGAAGTGCATCGCACCGGTCCGCGACCTCGCCCTGACCCGCGACAAGGCCATTGCCTTCGCCGAGGAAAAGGGTCTGCCGATCGAGACCACCAAGAAGAACCCGTACTCGATTGACCAGAACGTCTGGGGACGCGCCGTCGAGACCGGTTACCTCGAGGACATCTGGAACGCTCCCACCAAGGACATTTACGACTACACCGCCACCCCGGAATTCCCGCCGGCACCGGATGAGGTCACCATTTCCTTCCAGGCTGGTGTACCGGTAGCGATCGACGGCGTCAAGGTCACCCCCTTGCAGGCCATCCAGGAACTGAACCGCCGAGCAGGCGCCCAGGGCGTTGGCCGCATCGACGTCGTCGAGGACCGCCTTGTGGGCATCAAGTCCCGCGAAATCTACGAAGCACCGGGTGCCATGGCGCTGATCACCGCGCACAAGCACCTCGAAGACATCACCATCGAGCGCGAGCAGGCCCGTTTCAAGGCCACCGTTGGCCAGCGCTGGGCAGAGCTGGTCTACGACGGCCAGTGGTTCTCCCCGCTCAAGCGCTCCCTGGACGCCTTCATCGAGGACACCCAGCAGTACGTTTCCGGCGACATCCGGATGGTCCTCCACGGCGGTCAGGCAATCGTCAACGGTCGTCGTTCCGAGACCTCGCTGTACGACTTTGACCTCGCCACCTACGACACCGGCGACACCTTCGATCAGTCCATGGCACGCGGCTTCATCGAGCTGTGGGGTATGTCCTCCAAGGTTGCCTCGGGCCGCGACCTGCGGGTTGCCGGCGAATGA
- the argH gene encoding argininosuccinate lyase has protein sequence MTSATNEGALWGGRFAGGPADALAALSKSTHFDWRLARYDIAGSKAHARVLAKAGLLDDAELEGMLAALTQLDEDVASGAYLPAESDEDVHGSLERGLIERAGTQLGGKLRAGRSRNDQVATLGRMFLRDHARIIASGVLATIDALVDQAQAHQGVAMPGRTHLQHAQPVLLSHHLLAHAWALLRDVQRLQDWDKRAGVSPYGSGALAGSSLGLDPEAVAADLGFFSAVHNSIDGTASRDVFAEFAWVCSMIGVDLSRISEEVIFWATKEFSFVTLHDSYSTGSSIMPQKKNPDVAELARGKAGRLIGNLTGLLATLKGLPLAYNRDLQEDKEPVFDAADTLELLLPAVSGMIATLKFNTERMESLAPQGFALATDIAEWLVRQGVPFREAHELSGAAVKQAEGRGVELWDLTDEEYSAISEHLTPEVRSVLSTEGSLNSRNSQGGTAPAAVERQLVALKAELDAARSYAS, from the coding sequence ATGACAAGCGCCACAAACGAAGGTGCACTGTGGGGCGGCCGGTTCGCCGGCGGCCCCGCGGATGCGCTGGCAGCATTGAGCAAGTCCACGCACTTTGACTGGCGGCTGGCCCGCTATGACATCGCCGGCTCCAAGGCGCACGCCCGTGTGCTGGCCAAGGCCGGTCTGCTGGACGACGCCGAGCTTGAAGGCATGCTCGCCGCCCTCACCCAGCTGGACGAGGACGTCGCGAGCGGCGCCTACCTGCCGGCCGAGAGCGACGAGGACGTTCACGGATCGCTGGAACGTGGCCTGATCGAGCGTGCCGGAACCCAGTTGGGCGGCAAGCTTCGTGCCGGCCGGTCCCGCAACGACCAAGTGGCAACGCTCGGCCGGATGTTCCTGCGCGATCATGCAAGGATCATTGCCAGCGGTGTCCTTGCCACGATTGATGCCCTTGTTGACCAGGCCCAGGCCCACCAAGGTGTGGCCATGCCTGGACGGACGCACCTGCAGCACGCCCAGCCGGTATTGCTGAGCCATCACCTCCTTGCCCACGCCTGGGCGTTGCTGCGCGATGTGCAGCGCCTCCAGGACTGGGACAAGCGTGCGGGCGTTTCACCATACGGTTCGGGTGCCTTGGCAGGTTCGTCGCTGGGACTTGATCCCGAGGCCGTTGCAGCTGATCTTGGCTTCTTCTCGGCGGTCCACAACTCGATCGATGGCACCGCCTCCCGCGATGTCTTCGCCGAGTTCGCGTGGGTCTGCTCCATGATTGGCGTTGATCTGTCCCGGATCTCCGAGGAAGTAATTTTCTGGGCGACCAAGGAATTCTCCTTCGTGACGCTGCACGATTCGTATTCCACCGGGTCCTCGATCATGCCGCAGAAGAAGAACCCGGACGTTGCCGAGCTCGCACGCGGCAAGGCAGGACGCCTCATCGGCAACCTGACCGGACTGCTGGCAACGCTCAAGGGCCTCCCGCTCGCGTACAACCGCGATCTTCAGGAGGACAAGGAGCCGGTGTTCGACGCCGCCGACACCCTGGAGCTGTTGCTTCCGGCCGTGTCCGGCATGATCGCGACCCTCAAGTTCAACACCGAGCGCATGGAGTCCCTGGCTCCCCAGGGCTTTGCGCTGGCCACGGACATCGCAGAATGGCTCGTCCGCCAGGGCGTTCCCTTCCGTGAAGCACACGAGCTTTCAGGTGCTGCAGTCAAGCAGGCCGAAGGCCGTGGGGTTGAGCTGTGGGACCTGACGGATGAAGAATATTCAGCGATCTCGGAGCACCTGACTCCCGAGGTTCGCAGCGTTCTGAGCACCGAAGGTTCGCTCAACAGCCGCAACTCCCAGGGCGGAACAGCACCGGCCGCCGTCGAACGCCAATTGGTGGCGCTCAAGGCAGAACTGGACGCAGCGCGCAGCTACGCCAGCTGA
- a CDS encoding maleylpyruvate isomerase family mycothiol-dependent enzyme yields the protein MTAITAETLPAELHKAADVVTRILAKLDDSSIPEPSELPDWTRGHVLAHLAGIANAMARQLEFAQRGETIELYDGGVQGRTKAIELAAGHSLQEHKQSVETALARALSAFDALGPDDWAARISYRNGTVLDGGLALWRELVIHASDVGLGYGPETWSRPFCEHLFTFLEARVPETYKFVLQPTGLPQQVIGHGTTSIAITGMLTDIAAWLAGREPSLGSLRATAAADGVDLPELLPWPAAAPAAR from the coding sequence ATGACCGCAATCACAGCTGAGACGCTGCCCGCAGAGCTTCACAAAGCCGCTGACGTCGTCACCCGCATCCTTGCCAAACTCGATGACTCTTCGATCCCGGAACCGTCCGAGCTCCCGGACTGGACCCGCGGCCATGTTCTGGCCCACCTCGCCGGAATTGCGAATGCCATGGCCCGGCAACTGGAGTTCGCGCAGCGTGGCGAAACCATCGAACTGTATGACGGAGGAGTTCAAGGCCGCACGAAAGCGATCGAACTTGCCGCCGGGCACAGCCTTCAGGAACACAAGCAGTCCGTGGAAACCGCCTTGGCGCGGGCGCTCTCAGCGTTCGACGCCTTGGGACCCGACGACTGGGCTGCACGCATCAGTTACCGGAACGGAACAGTCCTCGACGGCGGTCTGGCGCTCTGGCGCGAACTCGTCATCCACGCTTCGGACGTGGGTTTGGGCTACGGCCCGGAGACCTGGAGCCGCCCCTTCTGTGAACACCTGTTCACTTTCCTCGAAGCACGCGTTCCCGAGACGTACAAATTTGTCCTGCAGCCCACGGGCCTGCCCCAGCAAGTTATTGGCCACGGCACCACATCAATTGCCATTACGGGCATGCTCACGGACATTGCTGCATGGCTCGCCGGCCGCGAACCGAGCCTGGGAAGCCTGCGCGCCACGGCGGCTGCCGACGGCGTCGACTTGCCCGAGTTGCTCCCATGGCCCGCCGCCGCTCCCGCCGCCCGCTAG
- a CDS encoding DNA-3-methyladenine glycosylase — protein MNSSMEKGVSNPEKVRKFLEGDPRAIAPLILGAVLTHHSEAGPVAVRLTEVEAYMGPRDSEHPDPGSHTFGGPTARNAPMFGPPGFLYVYFTYGMHYCANIVCGPKGSPSALLLRAGEIVEGEGLATVRRPASKTHKDLASGPARLASALGLTTADTGRDALASPFSLWLPETPAGAVASGPRVGVAGPGGSTDYPWRFWIEDDPTVSRYKAARPRNRA, from the coding sequence ATGAACTCGTCCATGGAGAAGGGAGTCAGCAATCCCGAAAAAGTGCGTAAGTTCCTAGAGGGCGACCCCCGCGCAATCGCTCCACTGATCCTTGGGGCCGTGCTCACCCACCACTCCGAAGCCGGTCCGGTGGCGGTCAGGCTCACTGAAGTGGAGGCGTATATGGGCCCACGCGATTCCGAACACCCCGATCCCGGATCGCACACCTTCGGCGGTCCCACAGCCAGGAACGCGCCTATGTTCGGACCACCGGGATTCCTGTACGTCTATTTCACGTACGGCATGCACTACTGCGCCAACATCGTCTGCGGTCCCAAAGGTTCACCGTCTGCGCTGCTCTTGCGCGCCGGCGAGATTGTAGAGGGGGAGGGGCTTGCCACTGTCCGCAGGCCTGCCTCCAAAACGCACAAGGACTTGGCCAGCGGACCGGCCCGCCTGGCATCGGCGCTGGGACTTACGACGGCGGACACGGGCCGTGACGCGCTCGCGTCACCGTTCAGCCTCTGGTTGCCTGAGACGCCTGCAGGGGCCGTGGCCAGCGGACCTCGGGTTGGGGTGGCTGGTCCGGGTGGAAGTACGGACTATCCCTGGCGTTTCTGGATCGAAGATGATCCAACGGTGTCACGCTACAAAGCGGCGCGGCCACGCAACCGGGCCTGA
- a CDS encoding AAA family ATPase yields MHDADLVHEQEYVAGLYARLDELREEKRAQLAQVRKAGAVGTMQNVSERDAFAALYEDRLAQLDAVDDRLVFGRLDLDSGEAQYIGRIGLSTADLQRLMVDWRAPEAGHFYQATAFDRQGVRRRRHLILQGRDVKAIEDDVLDAGMLADNDSLQGEGALLAALNSKRTGRMSDIVGTIQSEQDRIIRSSISGALVVQGGPGTGKTAVALHRAAYLLYTHRDRLKSAGVLLVGPSSSFMHYIERVLPSLGETGVVMASLGRLMPGIHAVPEEDPDVAALKGKLDMATVVANAVANRQRTPAEDRILEVDSRKLTLTVRQVRRAREKARATGKPHNEARLTFVKILLRELTEQLTDLVEESNIGNNADRAYLAEDVRSARDVRIALNLCWMPMTPEKLISELFSKPAILEACTPHLTPEQRSLLQRPVDAPWTEADVPLLDEAAELLGELDPAAGRGLAQQEADRARDLANAKQTLANMEAMGVDVLVSAEELADQNQERENRLTAAERATSDRSWAFGHIVVDEAQELSAMQWRLLVRRCPLKSFTIVGDIAQTSAAAGANSWQSALAPSFGDRWQLEELTVNYRTPSQIAEAAVRMANRAGLVVSAPKAVREGKWWPIVDRVEADGIVSRLVEVLPEEVEAIDGGLLAVIADGPLLPQAAAALREIYGRRIGSGAGSYEQDIVVISPKEAKGLEFDGVIVLEPAAMLNHEHGKVGDLYVAMTRPTQRLRLIAAAPLPAGIER; encoded by the coding sequence ATGCACGACGCTGATTTGGTCCACGAGCAGGAATACGTTGCTGGGCTGTACGCCCGGCTCGATGAGCTGCGCGAAGAAAAGCGCGCCCAGCTGGCGCAGGTGCGCAAGGCCGGTGCAGTGGGAACCATGCAAAACGTGTCCGAACGTGACGCGTTCGCCGCGCTGTATGAGGACCGCCTTGCCCAGCTCGACGCCGTCGATGACCGTCTGGTTTTCGGCCGCCTTGATCTGGACTCGGGTGAGGCTCAGTACATTGGGCGCATCGGATTGTCTACGGCCGATCTCCAGCGGCTCATGGTTGACTGGCGTGCGCCCGAAGCCGGCCACTTCTATCAGGCCACCGCATTCGACCGCCAAGGTGTGCGCCGCCGTCGGCACCTGATCCTGCAAGGCCGTGACGTGAAGGCGATCGAGGACGATGTCCTGGATGCCGGGATGCTCGCGGACAACGATTCCCTGCAGGGCGAGGGCGCGCTCCTCGCGGCCCTGAATTCCAAGCGCACGGGCCGCATGTCGGACATCGTGGGAACCATCCAGTCGGAGCAGGACAGGATCATCCGTTCCTCGATCTCGGGCGCGCTCGTCGTGCAAGGTGGTCCCGGAACGGGTAAGACCGCAGTGGCACTGCACCGCGCCGCCTACCTGCTGTACACGCACCGTGATCGCCTTAAGAGTGCCGGCGTGCTGCTGGTGGGACCGTCGTCGTCGTTCATGCACTACATCGAGCGTGTGCTGCCGTCGCTGGGCGAGACCGGCGTCGTCATGGCCAGTCTTGGCCGACTCATGCCCGGAATCCACGCTGTTCCCGAGGAAGATCCCGATGTCGCTGCCCTCAAAGGCAAGCTCGACATGGCCACGGTGGTGGCCAACGCTGTAGCGAACCGGCAGCGCACGCCTGCAGAAGACCGCATTCTCGAAGTGGATTCCCGCAAGCTGACGCTGACCGTCCGACAGGTCCGCCGGGCGCGGGAAAAGGCCCGTGCCACCGGCAAACCCCACAATGAAGCCCGCCTGACGTTCGTCAAGATCCTCCTCCGTGAGCTCACGGAGCAACTGACGGACCTCGTCGAGGAATCGAACATCGGCAATAACGCCGATCGCGCCTACCTCGCCGAAGACGTCCGGTCTGCCCGGGACGTCCGTATCGCCTTGAACCTGTGCTGGATGCCGATGACGCCCGAGAAGCTGATCTCGGAGCTCTTCAGCAAGCCCGCCATCCTGGAAGCCTGCACGCCGCACCTCACACCGGAACAGCGATCCCTCCTGCAGAGGCCCGTCGATGCTCCCTGGACCGAGGCTGACGTACCGCTTTTGGACGAAGCTGCTGAGCTCCTCGGTGAGCTGGACCCTGCCGCGGGCAGGGGACTGGCCCAGCAGGAAGCCGACCGCGCCCGCGATCTCGCCAACGCCAAGCAGACCCTGGCCAACATGGAAGCCATGGGCGTGGATGTCCTGGTGAGCGCCGAAGAACTGGCAGACCAGAACCAGGAACGCGAGAACCGGCTCACCGCAGCCGAGCGCGCCACGAGTGACCGTTCCTGGGCTTTCGGCCACATCGTGGTTGATGAGGCACAGGAGCTTTCGGCCATGCAGTGGCGGCTTCTCGTGCGTCGCTGCCCGTTGAAGTCCTTCACAATCGTGGGGGACATCGCCCAAACGAGTGCCGCGGCTGGCGCCAATTCGTGGCAAAGCGCGCTGGCGCCGTCGTTCGGTGACCGCTGGCAGCTCGAAGAGCTCACCGTCAACTACCGCACGCCGTCCCAGATCGCGGAAGCCGCTGTCCGGATGGCCAACCGCGCAGGCCTGGTGGTCTCAGCTCCGAAGGCTGTGCGCGAAGGCAAATGGTGGCCCATTGTGGACCGCGTCGAAGCGGACGGTATTGTCTCCCGCCTGGTCGAGGTCCTGCCTGAGGAAGTGGAAGCAATCGACGGCGGCCTGCTGGCTGTGATCGCCGACGGCCCACTGCTGCCGCAGGCGGCTGCTGCGCTGCGTGAGATCTACGGCCGCCGCATCGGCTCGGGAGCCGGAAGCTACGAGCAGGACATCGTGGTCATCAGTCCCAAGGAGGCGAAGGGCCTGGAATTTGATGGCGTCATCGTCCTGGAGCCGGCCGCCATGCTCAATCACGAGCACGGCAAGGTGGGCGACCTCTACGTCGCTATGACCCGACCCACTCAGCGGCTCAGGCTCATCGCCGCGGCACCGCTGCCTGCCGGCATTGAGCGCTAG
- the tyrS gene encoding tyrosine--tRNA ligase, whose product MSHVNNIESQHNDPAFANIWQELKWRGLVHVSTDETELEKLLAGDPITYYCGFDPTAPSLHLGNLVQLLLMRRLQLAGHKPLGLVGGSTGLIGDPRPTAERTLNTKDTVAEWVGYLQGQVRRFLSFEGDNAARMVNNLDWTAPLSAIDFLREIGKHFRVGTMLRKDAVASRLSSDEGISYTEFSYQILQGMDYLQLFRDYGCALQTGGSDQWGNLTSGTELIRKVEGKSVHALGTPLITNSDGTKFGKSEGNAIWLDPEMCSPYAFYQFWLNTADADVVDRLKVFTFLSRAEIEELGQSVAERPFAREGQKKLAFEVTSLVHGIDATEKVIAASAALFGNGDLTVLDEHTLESATAELPSAKISADGLGIIDLLVASGLSDSKSAARRTVGEGGAYVNNTKVSDPDAVIAQDELLHGRYLLLRRGKKNLATIEVSA is encoded by the coding sequence GTGTCACACGTAAACAACATCGAGTCCCAGCACAACGATCCCGCCTTTGCCAACATCTGGCAGGAGCTCAAATGGCGCGGCCTTGTCCACGTTTCCACCGACGAAACGGAACTGGAAAAGCTGCTCGCCGGGGACCCGATCACGTATTACTGTGGCTTCGACCCCACCGCCCCGTCCCTTCACCTGGGTAACCTGGTGCAGCTCCTCCTGATGCGTCGATTGCAGCTGGCCGGCCACAAGCCGCTCGGCCTGGTTGGCGGGTCCACGGGCCTGATCGGCGATCCGCGTCCGACGGCGGAACGCACCTTGAACACCAAGGACACCGTTGCGGAGTGGGTCGGCTACCTTCAGGGCCAGGTGCGCCGTTTCCTCAGTTTTGAGGGCGACAACGCGGCGCGCATGGTCAACAACCTGGACTGGACGGCGCCGCTGAGCGCCATCGACTTCCTGCGGGAAATCGGCAAGCACTTCCGGGTGGGCACCATGCTGCGCAAAGATGCTGTCGCGTCGCGGTTGAGCTCCGACGAGGGCATCAGCTACACCGAGTTCAGCTACCAGATCCTGCAGGGCATGGACTACCTCCAACTGTTCCGCGACTACGGCTGTGCACTGCAGACCGGTGGCTCGGACCAGTGGGGCAACCTCACCAGCGGCACCGAACTCATCCGCAAGGTGGAGGGCAAGAGCGTCCACGCCCTGGGTACGCCTCTCATCACCAACTCGGACGGCACCAAGTTCGGCAAGAGCGAGGGCAACGCCATTTGGCTGGACCCCGAAATGTGCAGCCCGTACGCGTTCTACCAGTTCTGGCTGAACACGGCCGATGCTGATGTGGTGGATCGGCTGAAGGTCTTCACGTTCCTTTCACGTGCGGAAATTGAAGAGCTTGGCCAGTCAGTTGCTGAGCGCCCGTTTGCCCGCGAAGGCCAGAAGAAGCTTGCATTCGAAGTGACCTCATTGGTGCACGGGATCGATGCGACCGAAAAGGTTATCGCAGCCTCGGCAGCGCTCTTCGGCAACGGCGACCTCACCGTCCTTGATGAGCACACCCTGGAATCAGCGACGGCAGAACTTCCGTCCGCGAAGATCAGCGCCGACGGTCTGGGCATCATCGACTTGCTCGTGGCCTCCGGTTTGTCCGACAGCAAGTCGGCAGCCCGCCGGACCGTGGGGGAGGGCGGCGCCTACGTGAACAACACGAAAGTGTCCGATCCCGACGCCGTCATCGCCCAGGACGAGCTCTTGCACGGCCGCTACTTGCTCCTTCGACGGGGCAAGAAGAACCTGGCGACCATTGAGGTTTCAGCCTAG